In a genomic window of Sarcophilus harrisii chromosome 4, mSarHar1.11, whole genome shotgun sequence:
- the OSBPL7 gene encoding oxysterol-binding protein-related protein 7 isoform X2, with product MGTTGLELWEVVEEPQGRLGTEGTQPERQEGHLLKKRKWPLKGWHKRYFVLEDGILRYANTRQDIAKGKLHGSIDVRLSVMSINKKAQRIDLDTEDNIYHLKIKSQELFQSWVAQLCAHRMAQRPDMARCPKLPTSSTNRKGSSTRLASTDCVSALPGLGSQDKVSFWLKDSEGLDRCSHELSECQGKLQELHKLLQSLESLHRIPSAPVISTHQASVTTERPKKGKRTSRMWCTQSYAKDDNIGRVGRLHGSVPNLSRYLESREPSTPRGLPPTDYAHLQRNFWVLAQKVHGSLSSVLAALTAEWDRLRASHQGSEMQRLGVSEVPDGQRRPHTLSISSDTTADSFSSLNPEEQEALYMKGRELTPQLSQRSVLSLADSHTEFFDACEVFLSASSSENEGSEEESCTSEVTTSLSEEVLDIGSSEHCQKGSCVPGGAGLPARRRCLPAASGPGSDVSLWNILRNNIGKDLSKVSMPVQLNEPLNTLQRLCEELEYSNLLDQASRTPDPCERMLYIAAFAVSAYSSTYHRAGCKPFNPVLGETYECERPDRGFRFISEQVSHHPPISACHAESDNFIFWQDMKWKNKFWGKSLEIVPVGTVNVRLPRFGDHFEWNKVTSCIHNILSGQRWIEHYGEVLIRNTQDSSCHCKITFCKGKYWSSSVHEVQGAVFSRSGRVIHRLFGKWHEGLYRGPPPGGQCIWKPNLMPQDHERNFGFTQFALELNELTAELKRSLPSTDTRLRPDQRYLEEGNIQAAESQKRRIEQLQRDRRKVMEENNITHQARFFRRQTDGNGKEWWVTNNTYWRLRAEPGYGNLDGAVLW from the exons ATGGGCACTACG GGGTTGGAACTATGGGAAGTAGTGGAAGAACCACAGGGAAGATTGGGGACGGAAGGAACTCAACCAGAGAGGCAAGAAGGTCATTTGCTCAAGAAGAGGAAGTGGCCGCTGAAGGGTTGGCACAAG AGATACTTTGTTCTCGAGGATGGAATTCTTCGCTATGCAAACACTAGGCAGGAT ATTGCCAAGGGGAAACTCCATGGCTCCATTGATGTCCGGTTGTCTGTCATGTCAATTAACAAGAAGGCTCAACGGATTGACCTTGACACTGAAGATAACATTTATCACCTCAAG ATTAAATCCCAGGAGCTGTTCCAAAGCTGGGTGGCCCAACTCTGTGCCCACCGAATGGCACAGCGCCCAGATATGGCCAGATGCCCAAAGCTACCAACTAGTAGCACCAACCGGAAG GGATCCAGTACACGCCTGGCATCTACAGACTGTGTCTCTGCCCTGCCTGGCTTGGGTTCTCAGGACAAGGTGTCATTTTGGCTGAAAGATAGTGAGGGACTAGATCGATGTTCCCACG aGCTCTCTGAATGCCAGGGAAAACTTCAGGAGCTGCATAAACTACTCCAGAGCTTGGAATCTTTGCACCGAATCCCATCTGCTCCGGTCATTTCCACACACCAG GCCTCAGTGACCACTGAGAGAcccaagaaggggaaaagaaccaGTAGGATGTGGTGCACTCAGAGCTACGCGAAGGATGACAACATCGGAAGA GTGGGCCGCCTCCATGGCTCAGTTCCTAACCTGTCTCGATACCTGGAATCCCGGGAGCCCTCTACCCCTCGAGGGTTGCCCCCAACGGACTATGCCCACCTGCAGCGAAATTTCTGGGTCCTGGCACAAAAGG TGCATGGCTCTCTCAGCAGTGTCCTGGCTGCCCTCACTGCTGAATGGGATCGACTCCGGGCCAGTCACCAGGGTTCAGAGATGCAGAGACTAGGG GTCTCTGAGGTTCCAGATGGCCAGAGACGCCCCCACACCCTGTCCATCTCCTCAGACACCACAGCTGACTCCTTTAGTTCCCTCAATCCTGAAGAG CAGGAGGCTCTGTACATGAAAGGTCGAGAGCTAACCCCCCAGCTCTCCCAGCGTAGTGTCCTGTCCCTGGCCGACTCTCACACAGAATTCTTTGATGCCTGTGAAGTTTTTCTCTCTGCCAGCTCTTCAGAGAATGAG GGCTCAGAGGAAGAGTCTTGCACCAGTGAAGTCACCACTAGCCTGTCAGAGGAGGTGCTGGACATCGGGAGTTCTGAGCACTGCCAGAAAG GTAGCTGTGTTCCAGGGGGAGCCGGGCTCCCGGCTCGGCGACGCTGCCTGCCGGCAGCCAGCGGTCCCGGGAGCGACGTGAGCCTGTGGAATATCCTGCGTAACAACATTGGCAAAGACCTGTCCAAGGTATCCATGCCCGTGCAGCTCAACGAGCCCCTCAACACGCTTCAGCGGCTCTGTGAGGAGCTCGAGTATAGTAACCTGCTGGACCAGGCGAGCCGGACGCCGGACCCCTGCGAACGCATG TTATACATTGCAGCCTTTGCTGTCTCTGCTTATTCCTCTACCTATCATCGGGCCGGATGCAAACCTTTCAACCCTGTTCTGGGGGAAACCTATGAATGTGAGCGGCCAGACCGAGGCTTCCGATTCATAAGTGAGCAG GTTTCCCATCATCCACCCATATCTGCTTGTCATGCAGAGTCAGATAACTTCATCTTCTGGCAAG ATATGAAGTGGAAAaacaaattttggggaaaatccCTGGAGATCGTGCCTGTGGGGACTGTGAATGTCAGACTTCCCCG GTTTGGGGACCACTTTGAGTGGAACAAGGTAACATCCTGTATCCACAATATCCTAAGTGGCCAGCGCTGGATTGAACATTATGGGGAGGTGCTCATTCGAAACACTCAGGACAGCTCCTGCCACTGCAAGATCACCTTCTGTAAG GGGAAATATTGGAGCTCCAGTGTACATGAGGTACAAGGGGCTGTGTTCAGCAGAAGTGGACGTGTCATCCACCGGCTCTTTGGCAAATGGCATGAGGGGCTATACCGAGGGCCCCCACCTGGTGGCCAATGCATTTGGAAACCAA ACCTGATGCCTCAAGACCACGAGAGGAACTTTGGCTTTACACAGTTTGCCCTGGAGCTGAATGAGTTGACAGCTGAGCTGAAGCGCTCTCTGCCCTCCACTGATACACGGCTTCGGCCAGATCAGAG GTATCTAGAGGAAGGAAATATTCAGGCTGCTGAATCCCAAAAACGGAGGATTGAACAGCTTCAGCGAGATCGCCGCAAAGTGATGGAAGAGAACAATATTACCCATCAAGCTCGATTCTTCAG GAGGCAGACAGATGGCAATGGAAAGGAATGGTGGGTCACCAATAATACCTACTGGAGACTAAGGGCTGAGCCTGGCTATGGGAACCTGGATGGGGCTGTGCTCTGGTAA
- the OSBPL7 gene encoding oxysterol-binding protein-related protein 7 isoform X1, with product MYSQERDLGSPRRAAAPSLSDSTQPSKYITQQGLELWEVVEEPQGRLGTEGTQPERQEGHLLKKRKWPLKGWHKRYFVLEDGILRYANTRQDIAKGKLHGSIDVRLSVMSINKKAQRIDLDTEDNIYHLKIKSQELFQSWVAQLCAHRMAQRPDMARCPKLPTSSTNRKGSSTRLASTDCVSALPGLGSQDKVSFWLKDSEGLDRCSHELSECQGKLQELHKLLQSLESLHRIPSAPVISTHQASVTTERPKKGKRTSRMWCTQSYAKDDNIGRVGRLHGSVPNLSRYLESREPSTPRGLPPTDYAHLQRNFWVLAQKVHGSLSSVLAALTAEWDRLRASHQGSEMQRLGVSEVPDGQRRPHTLSISSDTTADSFSSLNPEEQEALYMKGRELTPQLSQRSVLSLADSHTEFFDACEVFLSASSSENEGSEEESCTSEVTTSLSEEVLDIGSSEHCQKGSCVPGGAGLPARRRCLPAASGPGSDVSLWNILRNNIGKDLSKVSMPVQLNEPLNTLQRLCEELEYSNLLDQASRTPDPCERMLYIAAFAVSAYSSTYHRAGCKPFNPVLGETYECERPDRGFRFISEQVSHHPPISACHAESDNFIFWQDMKWKNKFWGKSLEIVPVGTVNVRLPRFGDHFEWNKVTSCIHNILSGQRWIEHYGEVLIRNTQDSSCHCKITFCKGKYWSSSVHEVQGAVFSRSGRVIHRLFGKWHEGLYRGPPPGGQCIWKPNLMPQDHERNFGFTQFALELNELTAELKRSLPSTDTRLRPDQRYLEEGNIQAAESQKRRIEQLQRDRRKVMEENNITHQARFFRRQTDGNGKEWWVTNNTYWRLRAEPGYGNLDGAVLW from the exons ATGTATAGCCAGGAAAGGGACCTTGGCTCTCCTCGTCGGGCTGCTGCTCCTTCCCTCTCAGACAGCACCCAACCTTCTAAGTACATCACCCAGCAG GGGTTGGAACTATGGGAAGTAGTGGAAGAACCACAGGGAAGATTGGGGACGGAAGGAACTCAACCAGAGAGGCAAGAAGGTCATTTGCTCAAGAAGAGGAAGTGGCCGCTGAAGGGTTGGCACAAG AGATACTTTGTTCTCGAGGATGGAATTCTTCGCTATGCAAACACTAGGCAGGAT ATTGCCAAGGGGAAACTCCATGGCTCCATTGATGTCCGGTTGTCTGTCATGTCAATTAACAAGAAGGCTCAACGGATTGACCTTGACACTGAAGATAACATTTATCACCTCAAG ATTAAATCCCAGGAGCTGTTCCAAAGCTGGGTGGCCCAACTCTGTGCCCACCGAATGGCACAGCGCCCAGATATGGCCAGATGCCCAAAGCTACCAACTAGTAGCACCAACCGGAAG GGATCCAGTACACGCCTGGCATCTACAGACTGTGTCTCTGCCCTGCCTGGCTTGGGTTCTCAGGACAAGGTGTCATTTTGGCTGAAAGATAGTGAGGGACTAGATCGATGTTCCCACG aGCTCTCTGAATGCCAGGGAAAACTTCAGGAGCTGCATAAACTACTCCAGAGCTTGGAATCTTTGCACCGAATCCCATCTGCTCCGGTCATTTCCACACACCAG GCCTCAGTGACCACTGAGAGAcccaagaaggggaaaagaaccaGTAGGATGTGGTGCACTCAGAGCTACGCGAAGGATGACAACATCGGAAGA GTGGGCCGCCTCCATGGCTCAGTTCCTAACCTGTCTCGATACCTGGAATCCCGGGAGCCCTCTACCCCTCGAGGGTTGCCCCCAACGGACTATGCCCACCTGCAGCGAAATTTCTGGGTCCTGGCACAAAAGG TGCATGGCTCTCTCAGCAGTGTCCTGGCTGCCCTCACTGCTGAATGGGATCGACTCCGGGCCAGTCACCAGGGTTCAGAGATGCAGAGACTAGGG GTCTCTGAGGTTCCAGATGGCCAGAGACGCCCCCACACCCTGTCCATCTCCTCAGACACCACAGCTGACTCCTTTAGTTCCCTCAATCCTGAAGAG CAGGAGGCTCTGTACATGAAAGGTCGAGAGCTAACCCCCCAGCTCTCCCAGCGTAGTGTCCTGTCCCTGGCCGACTCTCACACAGAATTCTTTGATGCCTGTGAAGTTTTTCTCTCTGCCAGCTCTTCAGAGAATGAG GGCTCAGAGGAAGAGTCTTGCACCAGTGAAGTCACCACTAGCCTGTCAGAGGAGGTGCTGGACATCGGGAGTTCTGAGCACTGCCAGAAAG GTAGCTGTGTTCCAGGGGGAGCCGGGCTCCCGGCTCGGCGACGCTGCCTGCCGGCAGCCAGCGGTCCCGGGAGCGACGTGAGCCTGTGGAATATCCTGCGTAACAACATTGGCAAAGACCTGTCCAAGGTATCCATGCCCGTGCAGCTCAACGAGCCCCTCAACACGCTTCAGCGGCTCTGTGAGGAGCTCGAGTATAGTAACCTGCTGGACCAGGCGAGCCGGACGCCGGACCCCTGCGAACGCATG TTATACATTGCAGCCTTTGCTGTCTCTGCTTATTCCTCTACCTATCATCGGGCCGGATGCAAACCTTTCAACCCTGTTCTGGGGGAAACCTATGAATGTGAGCGGCCAGACCGAGGCTTCCGATTCATAAGTGAGCAG GTTTCCCATCATCCACCCATATCTGCTTGTCATGCAGAGTCAGATAACTTCATCTTCTGGCAAG ATATGAAGTGGAAAaacaaattttggggaaaatccCTGGAGATCGTGCCTGTGGGGACTGTGAATGTCAGACTTCCCCG GTTTGGGGACCACTTTGAGTGGAACAAGGTAACATCCTGTATCCACAATATCCTAAGTGGCCAGCGCTGGATTGAACATTATGGGGAGGTGCTCATTCGAAACACTCAGGACAGCTCCTGCCACTGCAAGATCACCTTCTGTAAG GGGAAATATTGGAGCTCCAGTGTACATGAGGTACAAGGGGCTGTGTTCAGCAGAAGTGGACGTGTCATCCACCGGCTCTTTGGCAAATGGCATGAGGGGCTATACCGAGGGCCCCCACCTGGTGGCCAATGCATTTGGAAACCAA ACCTGATGCCTCAAGACCACGAGAGGAACTTTGGCTTTACACAGTTTGCCCTGGAGCTGAATGAGTTGACAGCTGAGCTGAAGCGCTCTCTGCCCTCCACTGATACACGGCTTCGGCCAGATCAGAG GTATCTAGAGGAAGGAAATATTCAGGCTGCTGAATCCCAAAAACGGAGGATTGAACAGCTTCAGCGAGATCGCCGCAAAGTGATGGAAGAGAACAATATTACCCATCAAGCTCGATTCTTCAG GAGGCAGACAGATGGCAATGGAAAGGAATGGTGGGTCACCAATAATACCTACTGGAGACTAAGGGCTGAGCCTGGCTATGGGAACCTGGATGGGGCTGTGCTCTGGTAA